In Pleuronectes platessa chromosome 4, fPlePla1.1, whole genome shotgun sequence, the following proteins share a genomic window:
- the LOC128438838 gene encoding eukaryotic translation initiation factor 4 gamma 3, which translates to MTAVCYAAVKENTNCRVHAALLLKRLPVILEYRNSEREQQMQALQELQALIVTLDRPPNLPRIFFHCMYDKDVSSKDAFCKSGTSKDPPD; encoded by the exons ATGACGGCTGTGTGTTATGCAGCAGTGAAAG aaaaCACCAACTGCAGAGTGCACGCGGCCCTCCTTCTGAAGAGATTGCCTGTAATACTCGAGTACCGTAACTCAGAGAGGGAGCAACAGATGCAAGCTCTTCAAGAACTTCAGGCGCTGATCGTCACCCTCGATCGGCCTCCGA acctcccCCGGATTTTCTTCCACTGTATGTACGACAAGGACGTCAGTTCCAAGGACGCGTTCTGCAAGTCGGGGACGAGCAAAGACCCGCCCGATTAG
- the unm_hu7912 gene encoding apical junction component 1 homolog: MTRTHPPDILASTLYLDINSNPINDHSFSLHSSQQCDLKMIDKPEIINKRHCRSFDFIESLDDPQSFSSSMEYPYKRAEHQTLNKDVMWNGLDQQGHLRFSSPDLFNTRQFQQQNSHEKNSHLTWSDSKKRTRSKSAPRVKTTLTPVPISVSPPGARKGREAPQAASDTLRTSETPRESYTSNRAFLNEVHPIKLQPHSPLYVSDCFEEEKPEKPAVTPHVRCRVDIKPDASVLQHTSRQVPNVRTEHLWQRYSQASSSRGLYVPRHIVSSPTPTPSECYSGDFRQGYHYTTSMSPISYQHLDTHRMPSPTPPYLSQEQRAYSNPNIPTKFFYTEDPVRYPGHPYSRAQFQDDRSSLTSHGSTMTCQYDPRTRLVHTLPVRPYYTERLSNREPAHSAYSRPYSTSEAGSYFSQTPLSRSYYGEDSQFNPYHLSSSRLYYPKQFSSPEEQYFPSRPYHTEGRQRPRMSQAFSDDWYRSSISGYSNRSSLHTPPSVRQDPSVPPWFTSSYVDTSRLGAEVKNHSKSWDNILYPRQDREQSVPRGRSYENLFYQAKHGASTDVTSQPVILNLSSSPRRYAALSLSENSLERGSSSPWRNIKSGNWFVTPEITITDNDISAANSKRRDVHSVRWDMSDAEKTSSSRILQQKQPSTTPDITKDRKHNNFSLQQSLEQLDELLADLVVDYKPPTCRKSSVDLLDQLKQLITVDDDKDIESSGLESLGCLNTQQSSKSSPDTIKDPDSGCDALQRSAEECSPDHSTDDDDTMVCANKKCNRIETMFNACLYYKSCHSCYTFYCSRNCRRDNWETHKETCLYGRVSSVCRHILKFCRESSDIHKAFSRVAKAGYLSRGRGVLFLGFANPDTADNFLQVGLESLLMSPTYLSLRELDGFKDNLGEYCKELQQAGNDYDPNECFLLNVSIAVGELVPNRPSPRVQAPTVRKYAKVSLASSSPDKKIIKKDSEMETLILTPPPGTPDIDKEGEAGRKAREVCFVNIQRELRTRGVFLRHEYPKIYNQLCEFVESNKRFTPTTIYPIDRRTGKQFMCMIMAASEPRTLDWLGTPHLLDDII, from the coding sequence ATGACACGGACACATCCCCCTGATATACTGGCATCGACTTTGTATCTGGACATTAATTCAAATCCTATCAACGAccactctttttctctccactcCTCCCAGCAATGTGACTTGAAAATGATAGACAAACCAGAAATCATTAACAAAAGACACTGCCGTAGCTTTGATTTCATTGAGTCACTGGATGATCCACAGTCTTTTTCATCCTCAATGGAGTACCCGTACAAGAGGGCTGAGCATCAGACATTAAACAAAGATGTCATGTGGAATGGACTTGATCAACAGGGACATCTTCGCTTTTCGTCTCCCGATCTGTTCAATACCAGGCAGTTCCAGCAGCAGAACAGCCATGAGAAAAACAGCCATCTTACATGGTCGGACTCTAAAAAGAGAACAAGATCTAAAAGTGCTCCAAGGGTGAAGACAACCCTAACTCCTGTGCCCATCTCAGTGTCTCCTCCAGGAGCCAGGAAGGGCAGGGAAGCACCTCAGGCTGCATCAGATACCTTGAGGACTTCTGAAACACCAAGAGAATCCTACACATCAAACAGGGCTTTTTTGAATGAGGTGCATCCTATCAAACTTCAGCCTCACTCTCCCCTCTATGTGTCAGACTGTTTTGAGGAGGAGAAACCCGAAAAACCAGCTGTAACTCCTCACGTCAGGTGCCGTGTGGACATTAAACCAGATGCTTCTgtactgcagcacacatctaGGCAGGTGCCTAATGTACGGACTGAGCACCTTTGGCAGAGATACTCCCAGGCTAGTAGCAGTCGAGGTTTGTATGTACCACGGCACATTGTCTCCTCGCCAACACCCACACCAAGCGAATGCTATAGTGGAGATTTTAGACAAGGTTACCACTACACCACCAGCATGTCTCCCATCTCCTACCAGCATCTAGACACGCACAGAATGCCGTCACCAACACCACCATATCTGAGTCAAGAGCAAAGAGCTTACTCAAATCCGAACATACCCACCAAGTTTTTCTACACAGAGGACCCTGTTCGGTATCCAGGCCATCCCTATTCTAGAGCACAGTTTCAGGATGATCGCTCTAGTTTAACCAGCCATGGTAGTACAATGACATGTCAGTATGATCCAAGGACTAGATTGGTGCATACCCTTCCAGTCAGGCCATATTACACAGAGCGCCTGTCCAACAGAGAGCCAGCACACTCTGCATATAGTAGGCCTTACTCCACGAGTGAGGCAGGGTCCTACTTTTCTCAAACTCCATTGTCAAGATCTTACTATGGAGAGGACAGCCAGTTCAATCCATACCATCTGAGTAGCTCGAGGTTGTACTATCCCAAACAGTTCAGCTCTCCTGAGGAGCAGTACTTTCCCTCAAGGCCATATCATACGGAGGGTCGTCAACGCCCACGAATGTCCCAGGCTTTTTCAGATGACTGGTATCGCTCAAGTATATCTGGTTATTCTAACCGGTCTTCTCTGCACACACcaccaagtgtaagacaagacCCCAGTGTACCCCCCTGGTTTACTAGCAGCTATGTAGATACAAGTAGACTAGGAGCGGAGGTCAAAAACCATTCCAAGTCTTGGGACAATATTCTATATCCACGGCAAGACAGAGAGCAGTCTGTACCTCGTGGACGAAGCTATGAGAATCTGTTTTACCAAGCAAAGCATGGAGCATCCACTGATGTTACATCTCAACCTGTTATACTTAACCTCTCCAGTTCGCCAAGACGTTACGCTGCACTCTCACTATCCGAAAACTCGTTAGAGAGGGGCTCAAGCAGTCCGTGGAGGAATATCAAGAGTGGGAACTGGTTTGTAACGCCTGAGATTACCATAACAGACAATGACATCTCTGCAGCCAACAGCAAGCGACGTGATGTGCACTCTGTTCGTTGGGATATGTCGGATGCTGAAAAGACCTCATCTTCGAGAATACTGCAGCAGAAGCAGCCGTCCACCACACCAGACATAACCaaagacaggaaacacaacaacttCTCCCTGCAGCAGAGTCTAGAACAGCTGGACGAACTACTAGCAGATTTGGTTGTTGATTACAAACCACCAACTTGCAGAAAATCCAGTGTAGACCTTTTGGACCAGCTAAAACAACTCATTACGGTAGATGATGACAAAGACATAGAATCTTCTGGACTTGAAAGCTTAGGCTGTCTGAACACACAGCAGTCCTCTAAATCAAGCCCTGACACAATCAAAGACCCCGATAGTGGGTGCGATGCTTTACAAAGGAGTGCAGAAGAATGTTCTCCAGACCACAGCACAGATGACGATGACACTATGGTGTGTGCTAACAAGAAATGCAACCGGATCGAGACTATGTTCAATGCTTGCTTGTACTACAAGTCATGTCACAGTTGCTACACCTTCTATTGCTCACGAAACTGCCGCAGGGACAACTGGGAGACCCATAAGGAAACTTGCCTATATGGCCGTGTCAGCAGTGTGTGCCGACACATTCTTAAGTTCTGCAGAGAGAGCTCAGATATCCACAAAGCCTTCTCTCGTGTGGCTAAAGCTGGCTACCTCTCCAGAGGGAGAGGCGTCCTCTTTCTGGGTTTTGCTAATCCAGACACAGCTGATAACTTCCTGCAAGTGGGGCTTGAAAGCCTCCTCATGTCTCCCACATACTTGTCTCTCAGAGAGCTGGATGGATTCAAGGACAACCTTGGTGAATACTGCAAGGAACTGCAGCAGGCAGGGAATGACTATGACCCCAATGAATGTTTCCTTCTGAATGTATCCATAGCTGTTGGTGAACTAGTGCCTAATAGACCTTCACCAAGAGTCCAAGCACCAACAGTTCGAAAATATGCAAAGGTGTCCTTGGCCTCCTCAAGTCCTGACAAAAAGATAATTAAGAAGGACAGTGAAATGGAAACACTCATCCTCACTCCACCTCCAGGCACACCAGATATTGACAAGGAGGGGGAGGCAGGGAGAAAAGCCAGAGAGGTTTGCTTTGTCAACATCCAGCGTGAGCTCAGGACCAGGGGAGTCTTCCTTCGTCACGAGTATCCCAAGATCTataatcagctgtgtgagtttgtggAGAGCAACAAAAGGTTCACTCCTACCACGATTTACCCAATAGACAGGAGAACAGGGAAACAGTTTATGTGCATGATCATGGCTGCATCTGAGCCAAGAACACTGGACTGGTTGGGTACCCCTCATCTCTTggatgatataatataa